Part of the Desulfolutivibrio sulfoxidireducens genome is shown below.
GATCCGGGCGGCGTATCCCTTAGAGGTCATTGGCTTCATATTTCATCCTCCCGCGGCACATTGTCGAAATCACTTGGCCGCCAACAGGCCGCCCGCTCTTCCCTCCCGGCAAGCCCCGACAGAAACGCCACCCGGGCCTCGTCGCGGGGCGCCATGCTCCGGTAGCGGTTCCCTCACGGCGCGTCGGGCTGGCGGCTTGCCGTCCGGTTTCTGCCGGTATTTTTGGCCTGGTACAGACATTGATCGGCCTGTTCGAGCAACCGGGCGGGAGACGTTCCGGAACCGCAAAACGCGCTCACGACGCCCAGGCTTACGGTGACCCGGTCGGCAACCTCGGAGCGCGCGTGGGGAATGGCCAGCGCCATGACGCCTTGACGGATGCATTCCGCCACCTGGATCGCGCCGCCGGGGTCAGTTTCGGGCAGGATGCAGACGAATTCCTCCCCGCCGTAGCGGGCGACCAGGTCGGCTGGGCGCTTGGCGCATTCCGACAGCACCCCGGCGATGCGCCGCAGGCAGTCATCGCCTTGTTGGTGGCCGTAGTGGTCATTGTAGAGCTTGAAAAAATCGACATCCAACAGGATAAGCGACAGTTCGACGCCGAGGCGGGCATGGCGGGCGTATTCCCGGGCCAGGGTTTCATCGAACCGTCGCCGGTTGGCGATTCCGGTCAAGGCATCGGTGCTGCTTAACGCTTCAAGCTTGCGGTTGGCCTGCGCCAAGGTCAGGTTGGCGATCCGCGCCTCCTCGATAGCCTGGGTGGTGAGACGCTGATGCGCGTGAAGCTGTTGCACCATGACATTCAAGGAATGCATCATCCGATCCTGAGGGGAACGCGGCGTGACTTGCGCCTGAAGGTCGCCTGCGGCGATGGCCTCGGCCAAGGCGATGGTCTCGGCATTGGAGCGCACAAGGACATCCAGGGCATGGTTCATGTGCCGCACCTCGAGAATGTCCGGCTGCCCGGGGGGCATGTCGCCTTCCCCTTCCGGGGGGGCCTCCCCCCTGGCCAGCCGCTGCATGGCGGCCACCAGACGGCTGATCGGATCGGCGACATGCCGGCTGAGCCGAACCGCCTCGGCACTGGCCAGCAGACCGAACAACAGGCCCGCGCCCCCGATGCTCAAAAGCATGACCAGCGTGGCCCGGCGTTCGGCGTCTCTGGGGAGCAGCACCGCGATGGACGCCACCGGCCCCTGGCTGTTGCCGAGGGTCATCAGGCTTTCGTAATAGCTTTGCTCGCCCACGGTACGGGACACGACCCGGCTGGTCCGGGGATTTCCGTTGAAACCGGCATACTCGACGGGCGTAAGGGACGATCCCTCAAGCCGGGAATAGGTCTGCAAGGTGCCACAGGCAAGTTCGCCATCCACGAAGGCATTGACCTGGGTGCGGGTGAGCGCCGCAAGATACTGGAAGTCACCGTCCGTCATCCGCATGGTCACTTCCACAAGGCCGCTGTTTTGATCATTGCCGTCCGCTTTGGCGTTCCACGCGAAATAGCCGAAATTGAAAGGCGCGCCATGTATCGGAATGTGCATTCGCAAGGCGGGTATCCGGTCGAGCAGGGCGAACTGCCCGTGGGAAATTCCAGCCACGGCCGAGGCCGGAATTTCTGTCGCCTGCCCCGGCGGCAGCGCGATGAAATCCAGGTTTCCGGTTTCCGCTGGGGCGAGGAGCCGGTCTTCGTCTTGGACGACCCGGGCCACCGCGCCCCCGGCCTGCATGAGCATGCGGCGCTGCACGAGCAGGCGCCCGGGCGCGAATTCCGGCAGATACAGGCCGACGGTGTAGTACAACGGGGCGTCGCTCAAATAGAGCAGCAAAAGCGTCCCCTGCCGGTCGTACAGGGCGATCCGCATCCCCCCCATCCCCAGGGTCTCGGCCAGGGAGAAAAGCTGATCCGTCAACGGCCTGGCCGTGGCCGTCATCTCGCGCAGGGCGGCGCGTGCGTCCGCGTGTTCCGGCGTAAGCCCCGCGTTTCGCGCCGAGGCCGCCAGATGAAGTCCGGCGTGAATCGGCGAATTGACCCTCTCGGCCTCGCGGGCGATTTCCCGCTGCCTGCGCTGCAAACTGTCCTCAAAGAGCGCGAAGGTCGCGTCAACCGTTTGCTGGGCGCGTTGCCGCACGTCATCACTGAATATCCAATAAAAGACGATGGAAAGGGCAAGCGCAATGGCGCTGATCAGCAGGATCACCCTGATGAGGATGGTAGTGCGCAGTTTCATGGCGAATCAGTTGAGCGCGGCGGAGACGAGTCGCGACACCTCTTCGGAAATCTCCCAGGCGGCCTGGGGGGGCAATACGGTCTGCATCACCAGGACGATCAGCCTGCGCTCGAAGTTCAGGTCCAGGTTCTTGCCCCCCAGGCCCAGGACGCTGATGGAGCCGGGGTCACGGACGCTGTCCTTGCCGTTGATGAAGCAGCCGAGTCCGTAACGGTCGTAACCCTTTTGGAAGAACACGAAATTTACCACCCCAGGCAAGTCGCCGATCTGGTTTGTGCGAATCTCCTTGACCGATTCGGGCATCAAAATCCGCACCCCGCCGTACTCCCCGCCGTTGAGGAGCATCTGTCCCATCCGGAAGTAATCGGACGTGGTGGTGAACAGGCCGTTGCCCGACGAATACAGCCTGCGGTTTTTGAAGGTGTAGGGAACGACCCTGCCGGTCAGCCGGCGTCCGTCGCCTTCCCAGGAAGGGGCCACGCGCGAGGCTTTTTCCGCCGGTGGATAGAAAAAACTGTCCCGCATCCCCAAGGGGCCGAAGATATGTTTCTGGTAATATTCGGCCAGGCTCATCCCCGACGCGACCTCAACCACCCTCCCGGCCACATCGTTGCTCAAGCCGTAGCTGAACTCCGCGCCGGGCTGGAACCGCAGGGGCATTTTTGCCAGGCGGCGTACGTTCTCGGCCAGGTCGAAATCCGGGTCGCCGATGCCGATGTCCACGCCGTAATGGATGAACTCGGTATCCATGTACCCCACGATGCCCGTGGTCATGGCCAAGGCTTGGCGCAGGGTGGGGGCGCTTTGCGCCGGCACGAGACGGAAAGGCGGGGTGGAGCCTTCAGGCAACGGCTCTTTTACGGTGAGGGAAGCGAATTCGGGAATAAATTTTGAGATGGGATCGTCCAGGCGCAATAGGCCCTGCTCCACCAATTGCATCACGGCAATGCTGGTGACAATTTTGCTGCTGGAATATATCTGGAAAATGGTGTCCGTGCTCATTGGACGGTCGAGATTGGCCCGACCGAAGGCCTTGTGGTAGACAACTCTGCCGTCCTTGGCCACCAGAACCACCGTGCCGGGAACAATCCGCCCGGCAATTGCCTGTTCGATCAGGGTGTCGATGGCCGCGAGTTTCTGGGACGACATCCCAACGCTTTCCGGGGCGGCGGTTTTCAGTTCCCCCGCATCCTGGGGGCTTCGCTCACAGGCCCGCAACGGCATGATGCAGAGCGTAAGAAACGCCAAGGTCATGATTTTAAGACGCATAAGCCCGCCTTCTCCTGGATTTCGCATCACGTCAGGTATTTCGTATACGATAACTCCTGAGACGTCTTCAACCCATGGAGGGAGTCCCAAAATTGATCCGCCGCATGCTCATGCCCGAAATCGAACCCGTCCGGGGAAACGCGGTAGCCGACCCGCGCGGCCCCTTTCCGGGCGAGGGGATGGCGGTTGCGGCAGGCCCTGTGGCCCATGGAAGGCAAGGCGTTCGTATCGAGGGTTGGAGGCGTCAATCAGCAGGGGCGGGCGGCGACAGAGCCCCAAAATGGGGGCAGGGCAGGCGTCACGCCGGGAGGCGGGGCCGGTTCACGGGCTGACCACATCGCGTGTGGCGTTTCCGGTTTTTGTGAAGCCTGGGACAGAAAAGACGAACGCCATGATGGTGTTTGAAAAAAGGGTTTGCGCGGTGCCGCCTTATTCCCGCCGGCAACAGGCCGCCCGCTCTTCCCCCCCGGCAAGCCCCGGCAAAAACGCCACCCTCGCCTCGTCGCGCGGCACCATGCGCCGGTAGCGGTAGGCGGGGGTGCCGGCCAGAAGCGCGGCCGGGACCACCCGGCCCTCGGGGATGCCAAGCAGGCGGACCAGTTCCGGGCGGTGCTCCAGGGCGAACATGAGATAGCCCGCGAAACAGGTCCCCACGCCGTGGGCATGGGCCACGATTTCGAACCAGGTCGCGGCGATGACCGCGTCGGTCAGCGGGGTGATCCCCCGGGCCGGGACATGGGCGAACACCACGTGGGGCGCGCCCCGGGTGACCACGTCCTTGCCCTTGTCCACGGCCCGCGCGGCCCCGGCCAGACCCAGGGTCCGGGACAGGTCGGTCCTGGCCTGGACCTCCTCGCGCATCCATGCGGCGACGTGGGACAAAAGCTCGGCCACGGCCGGCCGGCCTTCCAGGATGGTCCAGGCCACGGGCTGGTGGTTGTGGCCCGAGGGGGCGTGGCGCGCGGAGTCCAGGATGGCCGCGAAGGTCTCCCGGGGGACGGTGTCCGGCTTGAAGTTGCGGATGGAGCGCCGGGTTCTGAGGTGATGGGCCAGGGCCTCCGGTGGCAGGGCCTTTGTGCGGTCGATGGGCGGGAAGTCCTCAAAGGGCAGAAGGCTGTGACGCAAGGCCCCGGTGGGACACACGGCCACGCAGTGGCCGCAGCGGATGCAGTGGGCCTCCTTGCCGGCCAGCGGATAGGGCAGGCCCTCGGGGCCGTCCCGGCGCACCAGGCTGGCCGGACAGACCGCCACGCACAGGCCGTCGCGGCGGCAAAGCGTTTCGTCCACAGTGAAAAGGGGCATTCTCCGGCCTCCCGGTGTCGCGTCCCTGAAAGAATGCGACAGTATTTTTCAGGAAAAAAGGAACTTTTTTCATGTGTTGTCCTTGAAATTCTGGGCACGGATTTCAAGGACGCGACACTAGGCCTCGCTCTGGGCCTTTTTTTTGGCCCCGCCCATCAGGTGGCGCTTCTGGGCCGAAAGCTCGATCTTGCGCAGCCGGATGGACGCCGGCGTGACCTCGGCCAGTTCGTCCTCGCGGATGAAATGGATGGCCCGCTCCAGGGTCATGGGCATGACCGGGGTCAGGATCACGTTCTCGTCCTTGCCCGAGGCGCGCATGTTGGTCAGCTTTTTTTCCTTGCAGGGGTTGACGTTGATGTCGTTTTCCCGGTTGTGCTCGCCGACGATCATGCCCTCGTAGACCGGTTCCCCGGGGGACAGAAAGAGCCTGCCGCGCGGCTCCAGATTGAACAGGGCATAGGGCACGCCCACGCCCGAGCGGTCGGCCACGATGGAACCGGTGAAGCGCGAGGGAAAATCGCCCCGGTATTCCTCGTAGCCCAGAAAATACGAGTTCATGATGCCCGTGCCCTTGGTGTCGGTCAGAAACTCGTCCCGGTAGCCGATAAGCCCCCGCGAGGGGATGGTGAATTCCAGGCGCACCCGGCCCGAGCCGTGGTTCACCAGGTTTTTCATGCGCCCCTTGCGGATGGACAGCTTTTCCGTGACCACGCCGGTGAAGGATTCCTCGCAGTCGATAAACAGGTGTTCCACGGGTTCCTTGCGGACCCCGCCCTCCACGCGGTAGATGACCTCGGGCCGGCCCACGGCCAGTTCGAAGCCCTCGCGGCGCATGGTTTCGATCAAAATGGCCATCTGGAACTCGCCCCGGCCCTTGACCACGAAGCTGTCGCGCTCCTCGCTCTCCTCCACCCGGATGGCCACGTTGAGCAGGGTTTCCTTGAAAAGGCGGTCCCGGATGCGCGCGGATTGGACGTATTTGCCCTCGCGTCCGGCCAGGGGGGAGGTGTTGATGGTGAAGCGCATGGCCACGGTGGGATCGTCCACGGCAATGCGCTTGATGGCTTTGGTGGCCTCGGCGGAACAGATGGTGTCCCCGATGGTGACCTCGTCCAGTCCGGAGACGACCACGATGTCCCCGGGATGCGCGGTCTCGGAATCGAGGACCTTCAGGCCCTCGTAGACCTGGAGCCTGGTGACCCGAAGGGGCACGCGGCAATTCTTCTCGTCGATGCGCACCAGCGAATCATGGCTCCTGGCCGTGCCGGCCAGGACCCGGCCGATGGCCAGCCGCCCCAGGAAGTCGGAATAGCCGAGATCCGAGACGAGCATGGCGAAGGGCTGCGTCGGATCGCAGGCCGGGCCGGGGATCTCCTCGATGATGGTCTCGAAAAGCGGGGTCAGGTCCGTGCCCTCGCCGTCCAGGGTACGCATGGCCCGGCCCTCGCGCCCTACGGCGTAGAGCACGGGAAATTCGAGCTGTTCCTCGTCGGCGTCCAGGTCGATGAACAGGTCGTAGATCTCGTTTAGGACCTCTTCGGGGCGGGCATCCTTGCGGTCGATCTTGTTCACGGCCACGATGACCCGAAGCCCGGCCTCCAGGGTCTTTTTGAGCACGAAACGGGTCTGGGGCAGGGGGCCTTCCGAGGCGTCGACCAGAAGCACCGCGCCGTCGGCCATGGACAGGGCCCGCTCCACCTCGCCGCCGAAGTCGGCGTGGCCCGGGGTGTCGATGATGTTGATCTTGACCCCGCGCCAGGTCACGGCGCAGTTCTTGGCGGCGATGGTGATGCCCCGTTCCCGCTCCAGGTCCATGCTGTCCATGATCCGTTCGGGGGTATCCTGGCCCTCTCGGAAAAGGCCGCTTTGCCGGAACATGTGGTCCACCAGGGTGGTCTTGCCGTGGTCGACGTGGGCGATGATGGCGATGTTGCGAATCAAGTCGTTACGCTTCGTGGTCTTCATGGGTGTCCTCGCGGGGGAAAATAGGCTGTGCGGCGTTACGATCCGGCGACGCCGGAAGGAAGAAGGATGCGGCCGGGCGGCCCTTGTCGTCGAAATTTACGGAAAAGACAATCCCCGTCGGCGGTTCTTATTCGGCCAGGGGCAGGGTGAAAAAAAACGTGCTGCCCTGGCCGGGGACGCTCTCAACCCAGATGCGCCCGCCGTGGGATTCCACGATATGCCTGCAGATGGGCAGCCCCAGCCCCGTGCCCTTGGGGCGTTCCGAGGCCCCGTTGCGGACCTGGTTGAACTTTTCGAAGATTTTGTGGACGTCGTCGGCGGCGATGCCGATGCCCGTGTCGGCCACGCTTATGCGCAGGAAACCATCCTGGCGCGTGGCCGCGCAGGTGATGGTCCCCTGGTCGGTGAACTTCACCGCGTTGGAGATGAGGTTCACCAGCACCTGGATGACGCGGTCGCGGTCGCCTGTGACCGGGGGCAGATCCGGCTCCAGGCAGCGGAGCAGGCGCACGTCCTTGCCTTCAAGAAGAACCGAGGTGGAGGCCATGACCCGGGTGACGAGTTCGGCCGGGTCGATGGTCTCCATGGTGAATTCCATGCGCCCGGATTCGAGCTTGGCCAGGTCCAGGACGTCGTTGATGAGATTGGTCAGGCGCTCGCCCTCGGCCACGATGATGGCCAGATTGGCCAGGACCTGTTCGGAGGCCTTGGATGTCCGTGGGTCGCCGCCGGGCAGGTCCGCGAAGATGGCGGCGAGTTTTTTCTGGATGATCTTGGAAAAGCCCAGGACCGAGGTCAGGGGGGTGCGGATCTCGTGGGAAACCATGGACAGAAAATCCGATTTGGTGCGGTTGGCCGCCTCGGCGATCTCCTCGGCCCGGCGGCGTTCCGCGACCTCGTGGACCAGACGGGCATTGGCCTGGCTCAGTTCCCGGGTGCGGTCCGCGACCCGCCCTTCAAGCTCGGCGTGGGCCTGGCGCAGGGCCTCCTCGGCGGCCTTGGCCGCGGTGATGTCCTCGCAGGAACCCTCGAGGTACAGCGGCAGTCCCGAGGGGTCGCGCACCACCCGGACGTTGAGCGAGGCCCAGATGATGCCGCCGTCCCGGCGTCGGAAACGGACCGGAAAACGCGTGGCCCCGCCCTGGGTCTTGATCAGGTGCATGAGCCGGTCCCGATCGTCGGCGTCGGCGTAGATCTGGCTGCGGATGTCCGTGACCTCCCGCATGAGCGCTTCCGGGGAGTCGTAGCCCAGGGCCGCGGCCATGGCCGGGTTGGCGCTGGTGAAGCGTCCGGCCGGGGTGGAGGTGAAAAAACCCTCCACGGCGTTTTCCACGATGCCCCGGTAGCGTTCCTCGGCGCGCTTGAGGGCGCGTTCGGCCTTCTTGCGCCGGGCGATGTCCCGGGCCACC
Proteins encoded:
- a CDS encoding PAS domain-containing sensor histidine kinase, with product MKPPADSKADWKASREKLIGLGEQSLSKSYYPELQERLSELERFRELLDVSNDAIFLVDATTGVVLDATGAAPALLGRDKMRILGALFWDFLRPRAVRPVKEAFAAGGTESPLELDLASPDGAAVAVEMTIRVASGPQVRKAVVVARDIARRKKAERALKRAEERYRGIVENAVEGFFTSTPAGRFTSANPAMAAALGYDSPEALMREVTDIRSQIYADADDRDRLMHLIKTQGGATRFPVRFRRRDGGIIWASLNVRVVRDPSGLPLYLEGSCEDITAAKAAEEALRQAHAELEGRVADRTRELSQANARLVHEVAERRRAEEIAEAANRTKSDFLSMVSHEIRTPLTSVLGFSKIIQKKLAAIFADLPGGDPRTSKASEQVLANLAIIVAEGERLTNLINDVLDLAKLESGRMEFTMETIDPAELVTRVMASTSVLLEGKDVRLLRCLEPDLPPVTGDRDRVIQVLVNLISNAVKFTDQGTITCAATRQDGFLRISVADTGIGIAADDVHKIFEKFNQVRNGASERPKGTGLGLPICRHIVESHGGRIWVESVPGQGSTFFFTLPLAE
- a CDS encoding nitroreductase family protein; the protein is MPLFTVDETLCRRDGLCVAVCPASLVRRDGPEGLPYPLAGKEAHCIRCGHCVAVCPTGALRHSLLPFEDFPPIDRTKALPPEALAHHLRTRRSIRNFKPDTVPRETFAAILDSARHAPSGHNHQPVAWTILEGRPAVAELLSHVAAWMREEVQARTDLSRTLGLAGAARAVDKGKDVVTRGAPHVVFAHVPARGITPLTDAVIAATWFEIVAHAHGVGTCFAGYLMFALEHRPELVRLLGIPEGRVVPAALLAGTPAYRYRRMVPRDEARVAFLPGLAGGEERAACCRRE
- a CDS encoding diguanylate cyclase, with amino-acid sequence MKLRTTILIRVILLISAIALALSIVFYWIFSDDVRQRAQQTVDATFALFEDSLQRRQREIAREAERVNSPIHAGLHLAASARNAGLTPEHADARAALREMTATARPLTDQLFSLAETLGMGGMRIALYDRQGTLLLLYLSDAPLYYTVGLYLPEFAPGRLLVQRRMLMQAGGAVARVVQDEDRLLAPAETGNLDFIALPPGQATEIPASAVAGISHGQFALLDRIPALRMHIPIHGAPFNFGYFAWNAKADGNDQNSGLVEVTMRMTDGDFQYLAALTRTQVNAFVDGELACGTLQTYSRLEGSSLTPVEYAGFNGNPRTSRVVSRTVGEQSYYESLMTLGNSQGPVASIAVLLPRDAERRATLVMLLSIGGAGLLFGLLASAEAVRLSRHVADPISRLVAAMQRLARGEAPPEGEGDMPPGQPDILEVRHMNHALDVLVRSNAETIALAEAIAAGDLQAQVTPRSPQDRMMHSLNVMVQQLHAHQRLTTQAIEEARIANLTLAQANRKLEALSSTDALTGIANRRRFDETLAREYARHARLGVELSLILLDVDFFKLYNDHYGHQQGDDCLRRIAGVLSECAKRPADLVARYGGEEFVCILPETDPGGAIQVAECIRQGVMALAIPHARSEVADRVTVSLGVVSAFCGSGTSPARLLEQADQCLYQAKNTGRNRTASRQPDAP
- the typA gene encoding translational GTPase TypA, which gives rise to MKTTKRNDLIRNIAIIAHVDHGKTTLVDHMFRQSGLFREGQDTPERIMDSMDLERERGITIAAKNCAVTWRGVKINIIDTPGHADFGGEVERALSMADGAVLLVDASEGPLPQTRFVLKKTLEAGLRVIVAVNKIDRKDARPEEVLNEIYDLFIDLDADEEQLEFPVLYAVGREGRAMRTLDGEGTDLTPLFETIIEEIPGPACDPTQPFAMLVSDLGYSDFLGRLAIGRVLAGTARSHDSLVRIDEKNCRVPLRVTRLQVYEGLKVLDSETAHPGDIVVVSGLDEVTIGDTICSAEATKAIKRIAVDDPTVAMRFTINTSPLAGREGKYVQSARIRDRLFKETLLNVAIRVEESEERDSFVVKGRGEFQMAILIETMRREGFELAVGRPEVIYRVEGGVRKEPVEHLFIDCEESFTGVVTEKLSIRKGRMKNLVNHGSGRVRLEFTIPSRGLIGYRDEFLTDTKGTGIMNSYFLGYEEYRGDFPSRFTGSIVADRSGVGVPYALFNLEPRGRLFLSPGEPVYEGMIVGEHNRENDINVNPCKEKKLTNMRASGKDENVILTPVMPMTLERAIHFIREDELAEVTPASIRLRKIELSAQKRHLMGGAKKKAQSEA
- a CDS encoding serine hydrolase domain-containing protein: MRLKIMTLAFLTLCIMPLRACERSPQDAGELKTAAPESVGMSSQKLAAIDTLIEQAIAGRIVPGTVVLVAKDGRVVYHKAFGRANLDRPMSTDTIFQIYSSSKIVTSIAVMQLVEQGLLRLDDPISKFIPEFASLTVKEPLPEGSTPPFRLVPAQSAPTLRQALAMTTGIVGYMDTEFIHYGVDIGIGDPDFDLAENVRRLAKMPLRFQPGAEFSYGLSNDVAGRVVEVASGMSLAEYYQKHIFGPLGMRDSFFYPPAEKASRVAPSWEGDGRRLTGRVVPYTFKNRRLYSSGNGLFTTTSDYFRMGQMLLNGGEYGGVRILMPESVKEIRTNQIGDLPGVVNFVFFQKGYDRYGLGCFINGKDSVRDPGSISVLGLGGKNLDLNFERRLIVLVMQTVLPPQAAWEISEEVSRLVSAALN